In one Pseudarthrobacter oxydans genomic region, the following are encoded:
- a CDS encoding ribonuclease Z gives MRDLTILGTASQVPTRTRNHNGYLLRWDGEGFLFDPGEGTQRQMIHAGIPASQITRICLTHVHGDHCFGLPGVLSRMALDGVAHPIHLHYPLSGEDVVRALVSVSSPGIDLRLRPHGGSGTVAEGLDVRPLKHRIETYGYRLVEPDGRTLLPERLAAAGISGPAIGRLQHEGSLAGVRLDDVSIPRPGQRFAFVMDTAPCEGAEELADGVDLLVAESTFSDDDGGLARQYRHLTAGQAGELAAGAAARTLVLTHFSSRYGEDAAPLAVQARARAADTDVIAAQDLQRVPMPRRRRWPGHGVTAPERSTAPERTALPGHAIPRAGEVTDELINGRTSDGDRVNP, from the coding sequence ATGCGCGACCTCACCATCCTCGGTACGGCCTCCCAGGTCCCCACCCGGACCAGGAACCACAACGGCTACCTGCTCCGCTGGGACGGGGAAGGTTTCCTCTTTGACCCGGGCGAGGGCACGCAGCGCCAAATGATCCACGCGGGGATCCCGGCGAGCCAGATAACCCGCATTTGCCTCACCCACGTCCACGGAGACCATTGTTTTGGTCTGCCGGGGGTGTTGTCGCGGATGGCCCTGGACGGGGTGGCGCACCCTATCCATCTTCACTACCCGTTATCCGGGGAAGACGTGGTGCGCGCCCTCGTGTCTGTCAGTTCACCGGGAATCGACCTCAGGCTTCGCCCCCACGGCGGAAGCGGGACGGTGGCCGAAGGCCTTGACGTCCGGCCGCTGAAGCACCGCATTGAGACCTACGGCTACCGGCTGGTGGAACCGGACGGCCGCACGCTGCTGCCTGAACGCCTTGCCGCGGCAGGAATATCGGGCCCCGCGATCGGGCGCCTGCAGCATGAAGGCAGCCTTGCGGGCGTCCGCCTCGATGATGTCAGCATTCCGCGGCCCGGCCAGCGCTTCGCTTTCGTAATGGACACGGCGCCCTGCGAGGGCGCCGAGGAGCTGGCCGACGGCGTCGACCTCCTCGTTGCGGAGTCCACCTTCAGCGATGACGACGGCGGGCTGGCGCGCCAGTACCGTCACCTCACCGCCGGGCAGGCAGGGGAACTGGCAGCGGGGGCAGCCGCCCGAACCCTCGTGCTGACGCACTTCTCCTCACGGTACGGCGAGGACGCCGCGCCGCTCGCGGTCCAGGCCAGGGCCCGTGCGGCGGATACTGACGTCATCGCCGCGCAGGACCTGCAACGCGTCCCCATGCCCCGGCGGCGCCGCTGGCCGGGGCATGGCGTCACGGCACCGGAACGGTCCACTGCACCTGAACGGACCGCTCTGCCAGGCCATGCCATTCCTCGAGCCGGGGAGGTCACCGATGAGCTCATCAACGGCCGGACAAGCGACGGCGATAGGGTTAACCCATGA
- a CDS encoding phenylacetate--CoA ligase family protein has product MDVRLIARVLVLRAALKRRDRWSPVRIAAHQERALQRLRTAAYAGSEFYRRRHAGLYGAPLAQLPPVTKADLMGHFDEVLTTRDLSLADLEQRLRTLAAEDGDPGLPWRGRWWAAATAGTAGPRGTFVWSRPEWAHVLASYARANDWAGIAAGLGRPLKMALVSSRVPTHQSAVVGASLRSGLVPTLRLDVTAPMHETVAALNGFQPRVLVGYASALLPLAAEQLAGRLKISPQAVMSASEVLTPPAARELERAWGSAPFDVYAATETAGIASPCVYRNRHVYEDLLIVEPVDKEGVPVPPGSTGAKLLVTVLFSRTLPLIRYELSDSVTLGQRGCPCGRSFIRMEDIEGRLEDVLELPGRAGLVSVHPIVFHHVLDQAAAAGWQVVQEPTGLRVLVAGLTAGSTTAGIQASVAEALAAAGVARTPVSVSVVDQLERTPLGKAPFVRRLRP; this is encoded by the coding sequence ATGGATGTGCGGCTCATAGCCCGGGTGCTCGTTCTTCGGGCTGCCTTGAAGCGGCGGGACCGCTGGAGCCCTGTCCGGATTGCTGCCCACCAGGAACGTGCCCTGCAGAGACTGCGGACGGCCGCCTATGCCGGGTCTGAGTTCTACCGGCGCCGCCATGCAGGGCTCTACGGGGCTCCCCTTGCCCAGTTGCCGCCCGTGACCAAGGCCGACCTCATGGGCCACTTCGACGAGGTCCTTACTACGCGCGACCTGAGCCTGGCCGACCTGGAACAACGTCTCCGGACCCTCGCCGCCGAGGACGGTGATCCCGGCTTGCCGTGGAGGGGGCGCTGGTGGGCTGCGGCGACAGCCGGGACCGCCGGTCCACGCGGAACCTTCGTGTGGAGCCGGCCGGAATGGGCACATGTGCTGGCTTCCTATGCCCGCGCTAATGACTGGGCTGGAATAGCGGCCGGCCTCGGCCGGCCGCTTAAAATGGCGCTGGTAAGCTCGCGCGTCCCCACCCACCAGTCCGCCGTGGTTGGCGCTTCGCTGCGTTCGGGGCTTGTCCCCACGCTCCGGCTGGACGTGACCGCACCCATGCATGAAACAGTGGCGGCGCTGAACGGGTTCCAGCCCCGGGTCCTGGTGGGTTACGCTTCCGCGCTTTTGCCCCTGGCGGCCGAACAGCTGGCCGGGCGCCTGAAAATTTCGCCGCAGGCAGTGATGTCGGCCTCGGAGGTGCTCACCCCGCCCGCTGCCCGGGAATTGGAAAGGGCCTGGGGGAGTGCACCGTTCGATGTCTACGCCGCCACTGAGACGGCCGGCATCGCTTCACCGTGCGTCTACCGGAACCGGCATGTCTACGAGGACCTGCTCATTGTCGAACCAGTGGACAAGGAGGGCGTCCCGGTACCGCCCGGGTCAACGGGCGCGAAGCTTTTGGTCACCGTCCTGTTCTCGCGGACTTTGCCGCTGATTCGCTATGAGCTGTCGGACAGCGTGACGTTGGGGCAGCGCGGATGCCCCTGTGGCCGCTCGTTCATCCGCATGGAGGATATCGAAGGCAGGTTGGAGGACGTGCTTGAGCTGCCAGGCAGGGCAGGCCTTGTCAGCGTCCACCCCATCGTGTTCCACCACGTCCTGGACCAGGCAGCCGCCGCCGGCTGGCAGGTGGTCCAGGAACCCACGGGACTGCGGGTCCTCGTTGCAGGACTGACGGCGGGAAGCACAACAGCAGGCATCCAGGCTTCGGTGGCCGAAGCCCTCGCAGCAGCCGGCGTCGCGCGAACCCCGGTCTCTGTGTCCGTGGTGGACCAGCTGGAGCGGACACCGTTGGGCAAGGCGCCCTTCGTCCGCCGGCTCAGGCCGTGA
- a CDS encoding SHOCT domain-containing protein, with protein MMWWDGNMGAWGYILMVVSFILFWGAIIVAIVVFARSMSGGNRRDGGGHSLGSAEQLLAERFARGEIDETEYSARLSALRRARGA; from the coding sequence ATGATGTGGTGGGACGGGAACATGGGCGCCTGGGGCTACATCCTGATGGTGGTGAGCTTCATCCTCTTTTGGGGTGCAATCATCGTCGCCATCGTGGTTTTTGCCCGCTCGATGTCAGGCGGCAACCGCAGGGACGGCGGAGGCCACAGTCTCGGCAGTGCGGAGCAACTGCTGGCCGAGCGGTTTGCCCGCGGTGAAATAGACGAGACGGAATACTCGGCCCGCCTCTCCGCCCTCCGCCGCGCCCGCGGGGCCTGA
- a CDS encoding universal stress protein — translation MTTRKPIAVATNDSPQSQAAVLWAARRAERSGLPLVILHVVDDRWAADPYPWIGVLEEAGDKLLQTAAGRIRGAFPISVTTRLLTGSVGGSLAKYSGRASMVVVGSGTGHLGGTLADRALQVAASSKVPVAVVGTQELEGRSGVVVGVDGSREATQAVAFAAAEADREGDDLTVVYAINAPDRVTDAGLLTTSLADLVTEEERIVLSETVAGLNEDYPSLTVHRVLETERGPVESLVDAASGARMLVVGSRGRGGIKRLLLGSTAYGVLKHLPCPTVITRIQAIKNTP, via the coding sequence ATGACAACTCGCAAACCAATCGCAGTCGCCACCAACGACTCCCCCCAGAGCCAGGCTGCCGTGCTCTGGGCTGCCCGCCGGGCCGAACGTTCCGGCCTGCCACTGGTGATCCTCCACGTCGTGGACGACCGGTGGGCGGCTGATCCGTATCCGTGGATCGGCGTTCTCGAGGAGGCGGGCGACAAGCTCCTGCAGACTGCCGCCGGCCGTATCCGGGGGGCCTTCCCCATCAGCGTTACCACCCGGCTTCTTACCGGAAGCGTGGGAGGCTCGCTGGCGAAGTATTCCGGCAGGGCATCCATGGTGGTTGTGGGCTCAGGCACGGGCCACCTCGGCGGAACCCTTGCAGACCGGGCGCTGCAGGTTGCGGCTTCTTCAAAGGTTCCCGTTGCGGTGGTAGGTACACAGGAGCTTGAAGGCCGGTCCGGCGTGGTGGTGGGAGTCGACGGCTCCAGGGAGGCAACCCAGGCTGTGGCCTTCGCCGCAGCCGAGGCTGACCGTGAGGGGGACGACCTCACTGTGGTCTATGCCATCAACGCGCCCGACCGAGTTACGGATGCGGGCCTGCTGACCACCAGCCTGGCCGACCTTGTTACCGAGGAAGAACGCATCGTCCTGTCCGAAACAGTGGCCGGTCTCAACGAGGACTATCCGAGCCTGACGGTGCATCGCGTGCTGGAGACCGAAAGGGGACCGGTGGAATCGTTGGTTGATGCTGCCTCCGGGGCCAGGATGCTCGTGGTGGGCAGCCGCGGAAGGGGCGGAATCAAACGGCTTCTGCTCGGTTCCACAGCCTACGGCGTCCTCAAGCACCTGCCGTGCCCTACCGTGATCACCCGGATCCAGGCAATCAAGAACACACCCTAG
- a CDS encoding DUF4389 domain-containing protein → MKKTAAVIMLILGILISIVGATILAGGAVASVVGTAQGDGYLTTRTERLSVGSHALTSPRLDAVGGGVPPRLPFDVGTLRLRASSLDPGKEIFVGVAPQADVERYLSGVHHSQLIKVDSRPFRAEYRDIPGTGTPAPPGEQTFWSTSASGAGQQDLTWDLAAGNWAIVIMNADASPGVNAEVQAGFRSDLIRPAATGLLVGGAVALAIGIPLLILGAVGLGRHTGPHSGGPAAPPPGYGPPPGYAPPPGYGPAPGYAPPPGYAGGAPGAEGTPGGPGYPGSPGTPPLQQPGQGDRADRAPYPARLFGDLDPALSRAMWLVKWFLAIPHFIVLFFLWFAFVVTTIAAWFAILFTGRYPRPLFDFNVGVLRWNWRVAFYAYAAAGTDLYPPFTLARTNYPADFEVDYPERLSRGLVLVKSWLLAIPHLLIVAAFSGTPWTWQAETDDLGTTYQRSTGLSLLGLLVLVAVVALLFTGRYQRPLFDLILGINRWIYRVLAYAALMRDEYPPFRLDQGAREVPPPPGGTAVPGATPPLE, encoded by the coding sequence ATGAAAAAGACTGCTGCAGTAATCATGCTTATCCTCGGGATCCTGATCTCAATCGTCGGGGCCACCATCCTGGCCGGAGGTGCCGTGGCGTCCGTAGTGGGAACCGCCCAAGGCGACGGATACCTCACCACCCGCACGGAACGCCTCTCCGTTGGATCCCACGCCCTGACCTCGCCCAGGCTCGACGCGGTAGGCGGGGGCGTACCGCCCCGCCTTCCCTTCGACGTCGGTACGCTCAGGCTGCGCGCCTCTTCCCTGGACCCCGGCAAGGAGATCTTCGTGGGCGTCGCCCCGCAGGCCGACGTCGAGCGATATCTTTCGGGCGTGCATCACTCGCAGCTGATTAAAGTCGACAGCCGGCCCTTCCGGGCCGAATACCGCGACATCCCGGGCACCGGCACCCCCGCACCCCCGGGAGAGCAAACGTTCTGGAGCACCTCTGCCTCCGGGGCCGGCCAGCAGGATCTCACGTGGGACCTTGCCGCAGGCAATTGGGCGATAGTCATCATGAATGCCGATGCCAGCCCCGGGGTCAATGCCGAAGTGCAGGCCGGTTTCCGCTCCGACCTGATCCGGCCCGCGGCAACGGGGCTGCTGGTGGGAGGCGCCGTTGCGCTGGCAATCGGGATTCCGTTGCTGATCCTGGGAGCCGTCGGACTCGGCCGGCACACGGGGCCGCACTCCGGCGGGCCGGCCGCGCCACCACCCGGCTACGGACCGCCCCCCGGATACGCACCACCCCCCGGCTATGGACCGGCCCCCGGATATGCACCACCACCCGGATACGCAGGCGGAGCACCGGGAGCGGAAGGCACCCCAGGAGGTCCCGGTTATCCGGGCTCACCGGGAACTCCGCCCCTGCAACAGCCCGGCCAAGGCGACCGGGCCGACCGCGCACCCTACCCGGCCCGGCTCTTCGGCGACCTTGACCCGGCCTTGTCGCGAGCAATGTGGCTGGTCAAGTGGTTCCTTGCCATCCCGCATTTCATCGTGCTGTTCTTCCTCTGGTTTGCGTTCGTCGTAACCACCATCGCGGCGTGGTTCGCCATCCTGTTCACCGGGCGCTATCCCCGGCCCCTGTTTGACTTCAACGTCGGCGTCCTGCGCTGGAACTGGCGAGTGGCGTTCTACGCCTACGCCGCTGCAGGAACGGACCTCTACCCGCCGTTCACCCTGGCACGCACCAACTATCCTGCCGATTTCGAGGTGGACTACCCGGAACGCCTCTCCCGGGGGCTGGTCCTGGTCAAGTCGTGGCTGCTTGCGATCCCGCACCTGCTCATCGTCGCAGCCTTCTCCGGCACCCCCTGGACCTGGCAGGCGGAGACCGATGATTTGGGAACCACCTACCAACGGAGCACAGGCCTGTCGCTGCTGGGCCTGCTGGTCCTGGTTGCAGTAGTGGCCCTGCTCTTCACCGGCCGCTACCAGCGCCCGCTGTTCGACCTGATACTCGGCATCAACCGATGGATCTACCGCGTCCTGGCCTATGCGGCCCTGATGCGGGACGAGTACCCTCCGTTCCGGCTGGACCAGGGCGCCCGTGAGGTACCGCCGCCCCCTGGCGGGACCGCCGTACCAGGAGCCACCCCGCCCCTTGAGTGA
- a CDS encoding universal stress protein codes for MNTSGAPFARILVGVDGSEASIEALRQAQRLAVPLGAKVLANAYWDYPQVYTGYVMMGIGGFEERAGEILAEAVKTAFGDETPSNVISTLVRGHPRESLIEASRDADMVVVGRRGHGGFGGLLLGSVSSALVAHAHCPVLVVHTPETHTASS; via the coding sequence ATGAATACTTCCGGAGCGCCGTTCGCTCGGATACTGGTGGGGGTCGACGGATCGGAGGCTTCCATTGAAGCCCTGCGGCAGGCCCAGCGGCTGGCGGTGCCCCTCGGGGCGAAGGTCCTGGCCAACGCCTACTGGGATTATCCGCAGGTCTACACAGGCTACGTGATGATGGGCATTGGGGGCTTCGAGGAACGCGCCGGGGAAATCCTGGCTGAGGCGGTCAAGACCGCCTTCGGTGACGAAACGCCGTCGAACGTCATTTCCACGCTGGTCCGCGGCCATCCCCGGGAATCACTGATCGAAGCCAGCCGCGACGCGGACATGGTCGTGGTGGGGAGGCGCGGCCACGGCGGCTTTGGCGGGCTGCTGCTTGGCTCAGTCAGTTCCGCCCTGGTGGCCCACGCCCATTGTCCCGTGCTGGTGGTCCACACACCGGAAACCCACACGGCCTCGTCCTAG
- a CDS encoding polysaccharide deacetylase family protein, with translation MRQGGRRRVAAVAAALALLALAIVLALLLRAPGGPPAAGPSGSASPSATPVASSPSPDASSAVPSASQPAEASTEPPEAGQNPVQPPVTVPPVPVPPPSEPVATPGPVPPAAPFPASLRDQDLTVIPRAGQVVALTFDAGANAAGLPKILSTLSAKGVAATFFLTGNWADTNPGGVGQIVSAGHRVANHSMTHPGFTGLDGTGIAQQVRGAEQAILAAGADPTPLFRFPFGERDARTIAAVNDLGYVAVRWTVDTLGWKGTSGGINTQIVADRTLAGLQPGEIVLMHIGSNPNDGTTLDADALPQIIDRISAAGYGFVTLDALLAP, from the coding sequence ATGCGGCAGGGCGGACGACGGCGGGTGGCGGCCGTGGCGGCCGCCCTCGCCCTGCTGGCCCTCGCCATAGTCCTGGCCCTCTTGCTAAGGGCGCCGGGAGGCCCGCCGGCGGCAGGGCCGTCAGGCTCTGCGAGCCCCTCCGCAACCCCGGTGGCGTCAAGCCCCAGCCCCGATGCATCCAGCGCCGTTCCCTCGGCGTCGCAGCCTGCGGAAGCCTCGACAGAACCACCCGAGGCCGGCCAAAATCCCGTCCAGCCGCCGGTTACCGTACCTCCCGTCCCTGTTCCCCCGCCGTCGGAGCCCGTTGCCACCCCTGGCCCGGTTCCGCCCGCAGCTCCCTTTCCGGCCTCGCTCCGTGACCAGGACCTCACGGTCATCCCTCGCGCCGGGCAGGTCGTGGCGCTGACTTTCGACGCGGGAGCCAACGCTGCGGGGCTGCCGAAAATCCTCTCCACCCTGTCCGCAAAAGGGGTTGCCGCCACGTTCTTCCTGACCGGGAACTGGGCAGACACCAATCCCGGAGGGGTGGGGCAGATTGTTTCCGCGGGGCACCGGGTGGCCAACCACTCCATGACCCATCCTGGTTTCACCGGCCTCGACGGTACCGGGATTGCGCAGCAGGTGCGCGGAGCGGAACAGGCCATCCTGGCCGCCGGCGCCGACCCCACGCCGCTGTTCCGCTTTCCCTTCGGGGAACGCGATGCCCGGACCATTGCCGCTGTCAACGACCTTGGCTATGTTGCAGTCCGCTGGACTGTGGACACCCTGGGCTGGAAAGGCACCAGCGGCGGGATCAACACGCAGATCGTTGCCGACCGCACACTGGCTGGCCTGCAGCCGGGCGAAATTGTCCTGATGCACATCGGCTCCAATCCCAACGACGGCACTACCCTGGACGCCGATGCCCTGCCGCAGATCATCGACCGGATCAGCGCCGCGGGGTATGGCTTCGTCACCCTCGACGCGCTGCTGGCCCCGTAG
- a CDS encoding HAD-IC family P-type ATPase codes for MAKARQAGPGGRKSGPAANGMPDPAHHGLPLHEVVLLLGTDHVRGLASAEVARRQEQFGANALPRSRGAGILRKLARQFNNPLVYVLLAAAAVTLALGEYLDSGVILAVVLVNTAIGFVQEVRAEAALDALHSLVRTRAVVTRDGQRREVPSEELVPGDLVLLEAGDKVPADLRLVRLSGLRADESALTGESDAVAKDEVVLPPTTPVADRRNMVYSGTLVTAGSGAGVVVAIGGETELGEIHRLMGAVQPVATPLTQKLSRFSMTLTVAILALAAVAFLAGVARGQEPAQMFTAAVALAVGAIPEGLPAAVTVTLAIGVRRMARRRAVVRRLPVVETLGSTTVICSDKTGTFTENQMTVRALWTPSATYEVTGSGYGPEGHVFRAGAGVRAAGTATDRTTAAAQDEALYWSLLAGGACNDARIIREGQHWQARGDPTEAAMVVAAGKGGVEAGEFLSSHPRTGTLPFASEHQYMATLHTSAFPDGRGTGSGIVLVKGAVERVLELCAGQMDRQGRTMPLARQSVLDEAHRFAGTGLRVLATAMMRLPAGGALAESSLHGQLTLTGLQAMFDPPREAAAASVQACHQAGVAVKMITGDHVGTAATIARAVGLTADRADGTALTGTELDAIPADGLPDAVERATVFARVSPEQKLRLIGALQSRGNVVAMTGDGVNDAPALRQANVGIAMGRSGTEVAKEASDIVLTDDDFATIEAAVEEGRNVFDNLTKFIVWTLPTNMGEGLVILVAILIGATLPVLPTQILWINMTTAVALGLMLAFEPKEPGLMSRPPRAPGRPLLTWTLTLRILLVSTLLVAGTWWIFELELAGGASLAEARTAAVNLFVAVELFYLFSCRSLTRSVWRIGFFSNRWVILGVLVQAAGQLAITYLPLMNELFHTAPITAEAWLRILGIALLASLVVAVEKRFRRREF; via the coding sequence ATGGCTAAGGCCCGGCAGGCAGGACCCGGAGGCAGAAAATCCGGCCCGGCCGCGAACGGTATGCCTGATCCGGCACACCACGGCCTTCCCCTGCACGAGGTGGTCCTCCTGCTTGGGACAGACCACGTGCGGGGCCTCGCTTCCGCGGAGGTGGCCCGCCGTCAGGAACAGTTCGGTGCCAATGCCCTGCCGCGCTCACGGGGTGCGGGAATTCTCCGGAAACTGGCGCGGCAGTTCAACAATCCGCTGGTTTACGTCCTCCTGGCCGCGGCCGCCGTCACTCTCGCCCTGGGCGAGTACCTGGACTCGGGCGTCATCCTCGCCGTCGTCCTGGTGAACACGGCGATCGGCTTCGTCCAGGAGGTGCGGGCAGAGGCTGCCCTGGATGCGCTGCATTCCCTCGTCCGCACCCGTGCCGTGGTCACAAGGGACGGGCAGAGGCGCGAGGTTCCCTCCGAGGAGCTGGTACCGGGGGACCTCGTGCTGCTCGAAGCCGGCGACAAAGTGCCGGCGGACCTCCGGCTGGTCAGGTTGTCCGGCCTGCGCGCGGATGAGTCAGCGCTGACGGGAGAATCCGACGCAGTCGCCAAGGACGAGGTGGTACTGCCCCCGACCACCCCCGTCGCGGACCGCCGGAACATGGTCTACAGCGGCACCCTGGTGACCGCGGGCAGCGGGGCAGGCGTCGTCGTCGCAATCGGCGGCGAGACGGAACTCGGCGAGATCCATCGGCTCATGGGTGCGGTGCAGCCGGTGGCTACACCGCTGACCCAGAAACTGTCACGCTTCAGCATGACGCTGACGGTGGCCATCCTTGCCCTGGCCGCCGTGGCTTTCCTTGCCGGCGTGGCACGCGGCCAGGAGCCCGCGCAGATGTTCACCGCCGCCGTCGCACTGGCTGTGGGGGCGATTCCTGAAGGCCTGCCGGCAGCGGTCACTGTAACCCTCGCCATCGGTGTCCGCCGCATGGCCCGGCGCCGCGCCGTGGTCCGGCGGTTGCCGGTGGTTGAGACGTTGGGCAGCACCACCGTTATCTGTTCGGACAAGACCGGCACCTTTACGGAAAACCAGATGACGGTGCGTGCGCTCTGGACACCGTCCGCAACGTACGAGGTGACAGGTTCCGGTTACGGCCCGGAGGGGCACGTCTTCCGTGCCGGGGCCGGCGTCCGGGCGGCCGGAACCGCCACGGACCGGACGACGGCGGCGGCGCAGGACGAGGCGCTGTACTGGTCCCTTCTGGCGGGAGGCGCCTGCAATGACGCCAGGATCATCAGGGAGGGACAGCACTGGCAGGCCCGGGGGGACCCCACGGAGGCGGCCATGGTGGTGGCGGCAGGGAAGGGCGGCGTGGAGGCCGGGGAGTTCCTTTCCTCCCATCCGCGGACCGGCACGCTGCCGTTCGCCTCGGAGCACCAATACATGGCAACCCTCCACACCTCCGCCTTCCCGGACGGCAGGGGCACGGGGTCCGGCATTGTGCTGGTCAAGGGCGCGGTGGAACGCGTGCTGGAGCTGTGCGCGGGGCAGATGGATCGCCAGGGCCGCACCATGCCGCTGGCCAGGCAGTCAGTACTCGATGAGGCCCACCGGTTCGCCGGCACCGGGCTGAGGGTGCTTGCCACGGCGATGATGCGCCTTCCTGCCGGCGGCGCCCTGGCCGAGTCAAGCCTGCACGGGCAGCTGACGCTGACGGGACTGCAGGCCATGTTCGATCCGCCGCGGGAGGCAGCGGCGGCATCGGTGCAGGCCTGCCACCAGGCGGGCGTGGCAGTGAAAATGATCACCGGAGACCACGTGGGAACAGCCGCCACCATTGCCAGGGCGGTGGGCCTGACCGCGGACCGGGCGGACGGGACGGCACTGACCGGAACTGAACTTGACGCGATACCCGCGGACGGACTGCCCGACGCCGTCGAGCGGGCAACGGTCTTCGCACGGGTGTCCCCCGAACAGAAGCTTCGCCTGATCGGCGCCCTGCAGTCCCGGGGAAACGTCGTCGCCATGACAGGCGATGGCGTCAACGACGCACCGGCCCTGAGGCAGGCGAACGTGGGCATAGCCATGGGGCGCTCTGGAACGGAAGTGGCCAAGGAGGCCTCGGACATCGTCCTCACCGACGACGACTTTGCCACCATTGAGGCTGCCGTTGAGGAAGGCCGGAACGTCTTCGACAACCTGACCAAGTTCATCGTCTGGACCTTGCCCACGAACATGGGGGAAGGCCTGGTGATCCTGGTGGCAATCCTGATCGGGGCAACGCTCCCCGTCCTGCCCACCCAGATTCTGTGGATCAACATGACCACCGCTGTGGCCCTGGGCCTGATGCTTGCCTTCGAGCCGAAGGAACCGGGCCTTATGTCCCGCCCGCCACGGGCCCCCGGCCGACCGCTGCTGACCTGGACACTTACCCTTCGGATCCTGCTGGTCTCCACCCTCCTCGTGGCAGGCACCTGGTGGATCTTCGAACTTGAGCTCGCTGGCGGCGCGTCCCTCGCGGAAGCCCGGACGGCGGCCGTCAACCTTTTTGTTGCGGTGGAACTGTTCTACCTGTTCAGCTGCCGTTCCCTCACCAGGTCGGTCTGGCGAATCGGCTTCTTCAGCAACCGCTGGGTCATCCTTGGCGTCCTGGTCCAGGCAGCCGGCCAACTGGCCATCACGTACCTGCCGCTGATGAACGAGCTTTTCCATACGGCCCCGATCACGGCGGAAGCCTGGCTGCGGATCCTGGGCATCGCACTGCTCGCGTCCCTGGTTGTGGCAGTGGAAAAGCGCTTCCGGCGCCGTGAGTTCTAG
- a CDS encoding VOC family protein has protein sequence MAIKLENVGIAVRDLEAAIAFFTDLGLILVGRDTVSGEWADTAVGLDGNHARIALLQTPDGRGQLELFEYIHPEAIESNPTRPNDIGMHRVAFSVDDIDKALETAARHGCHPLRGVATYGDAYKLTYLRGPSGILLMLAEKLNND, from the coding sequence ATGGCCATCAAACTTGAGAACGTCGGTATCGCGGTTCGCGACCTCGAAGCGGCCATCGCCTTTTTCACCGACCTCGGGCTGATACTCGTCGGCCGTGACACTGTCAGCGGCGAGTGGGCCGACACTGCCGTGGGGCTTGATGGCAACCATGCCAGGATTGCGCTGCTCCAGACCCCGGACGGCCGGGGTCAACTTGAGCTCTTCGAATACATCCACCCCGAAGCGATCGAGTCGAATCCGACCCGTCCAAACGACATCGGCATGCACCGTGTGGCCTTCTCGGTCGACGACATCGACAAAGCCCTCGAAACAGCTGCGAGGCACGGATGCCATCCGCTCCGCGGCGTGGCGACCTACGGCGATGCCTACAAACTCACGTACCTCCGCGGTCCCAGCGGAATCCTCCTGATGCTCGCCGAGAAACTGAATAACGACTGA
- a CDS encoding hemerythrin domain-containing protein codes for MKHPKDAAAETQALQAVEQHHANMLGQLKGLVALLMEAVEAGDTEAERTAHATLLDWCDNELIPHALAEEGPLYSGPRDTPEGRLLVEGMLAEHRVIVDLVEELRTSKGLSAAVAGAAIQRMFAMHLEKENRLLMPFVAGSPALSLAAAVKGLHELTGEGSGHHAETHDGGAHQR; via the coding sequence ATGAAGCACCCCAAGGACGCCGCCGCCGAGACCCAGGCGCTCCAGGCCGTCGAACAGCATCACGCGAACATGCTCGGGCAGCTCAAGGGGCTGGTGGCCCTGCTGATGGAAGCGGTTGAGGCAGGCGACACGGAAGCCGAACGAACAGCACATGCAACGCTGTTGGACTGGTGCGACAACGAGCTTATTCCCCACGCCCTGGCAGAAGAGGGGCCCCTGTACAGTGGACCCCGCGACACCCCGGAGGGGCGGCTCCTGGTGGAGGGAATGCTGGCCGAGCACCGCGTCATCGTGGACCTGGTGGAGGAACTTCGCACGTCCAAGGGACTGTCCGCGGCAGTTGCCGGCGCTGCCATCCAGCGGATGTTTGCCATGCACCTGGAGAAGGAAAACCGCCTCCTGATGCCCTTCGTTGCCGGCTCCCCTGCGCTTTCCCTTGCCGCAGCGGTCAAGGGACTCCACGAATTGACCGGGGAAGGCAGCGGGCACCACGCGGAAACGCACGACGGCGGCGCGCACCAGCGGTGA